In one window of Chryseobacterium sp. JV274 DNA:
- a CDS encoding helix-turn-helix transcriptional regulator encodes MTQPLLFFSTGYFIYIGRAIDTVVHEHHAIQIAISLDNEIEVISSGSVMKYKAVIINSDEPHECRTYDNTFLLINIDPECKIGTSLKKTYLSGQKITRLPESTVEELLEDIKPLLESNMSVDPLFNTILQFLQKLSNTDETKEMDERIVKVLEILKQPGIEPLKIENLSSAVYLSPGRLIHLFTEQVGIPMRKYILWARLLRALQYIFDGHNLTDSALEAGFSDAPHFNRTFRRMFGQSPTLLLQNSQIIQAYVK; translated from the coding sequence ATGACACAACCCCTATTATTTTTCTCAACCGGATACTTTATCTATATTGGCCGTGCTATTGACACTGTTGTTCACGAGCATCATGCAATACAGATTGCTATAAGTCTTGATAATGAAATAGAGGTGATCTCATCCGGCTCTGTTATGAAATATAAGGCTGTTATCATCAATTCTGATGAACCGCATGAATGCAGAACCTATGATAATACATTCTTATTGATTAATATTGATCCTGAATGTAAAATTGGGACGAGTCTTAAAAAAACTTATTTGTCAGGACAAAAAATCACACGATTACCTGAATCAACCGTGGAAGAATTATTGGAGGATATCAAACCGCTGCTGGAAAGTAATATGTCGGTTGATCCACTTTTCAATACAATACTTCAATTTCTTCAGAAGCTATCAAATACTGATGAAACCAAAGAAATGGATGAAAGGATCGTCAAGGTTCTGGAGATTCTGAAGCAGCCCGGAATTGAGCCTCTGAAGATTGAGAATCTATCATCTGCAGTCTATCTTTCTCCAGGCAGGCTGATTCATTTATTTACAGAACAGGTGGGTATTCCTATGAGGAAGTATATTCTGTGGGCGAGACTTTTAAGGGCATTACAATATATTTTTGATGGCCATAATCTCACAGATTCGGCTCTGGAAGCTGGTTTTTCAGATGCTCCACATTTCAACCGTACCTTCAGGAGGATGTTTGGGCAGTCACCTACATTGTTGTTGCAGAATAGCCAAATCATACAAGCGTATGTAAAATAG
- a CDS encoding S41 family peptidase, which yields MARPFIIPLLLFLNSAYAQTHSDLKPGDTLKYSPQSHKSSWISVQSADANLGVALFMDGKKVKEQDDSRGIKSVERFYFTPEKGKKYEFKIWAKSYSEKSKTAGVSITESRNVPVLEGKFSPDQFVEDLQTFRSIREKANSGLYVYRTRKQIDSIYRQAEEEARNSKNIFDFYKVIAKITGFEGSCHNYTDLPNHASYYLTQKPEYLPITLKNIDGRLLQDSKDNALPLGAEILSINGVSAKEMISRFSQYYFSDGYSAPYKETTGFERGMLDKFYMEFGTHKNYLISYKWNGTVKEISLPGISLDDFKKLQDLRFSLAFDKKLLSEKYSLNKEGDGIYRLSLRGFDFATGKEDPAYKKFSAFLDQMMNTLESEKTENLIIDLRGNTGGTGALYEKVFSYLTQRPFRDSQYAYTNFNEVPMEEKLVITPLFLSNGVQDKHGLNAYLKQLYPKEVQGKYYWADDKNPLILPNNKTFKGQLYLLVDQRVASAASHLASLIKSYTNAIVIGKETVGGYYEHNGHLPLVYELPNTGIQTGFSIVHVIQDAQNLPDQKRGHGIIPHIQIQQTDQEFLDQTDIYMKKVSELRKP from the coding sequence ATGGCCAGACCTTTTATCATCCCTCTTTTACTATTTTTAAACAGTGCCTATGCACAAACCCATTCAGATCTGAAACCTGGAGACACTTTAAAATATTCTCCCCAATCTCATAAATCTTCCTGGATCTCGGTACAGTCTGCAGATGCCAATCTAGGAGTTGCTTTGTTTATGGATGGGAAAAAGGTAAAAGAACAGGATGATTCCAGAGGTATAAAGAGTGTTGAACGCTTCTATTTTACTCCGGAAAAAGGAAAAAAATATGAATTTAAAATCTGGGCCAAATCGTATTCAGAAAAAAGTAAAACGGCCGGAGTTTCCATTACAGAGTCCCGAAATGTGCCTGTTCTGGAAGGGAAATTCAGTCCTGATCAGTTTGTAGAAGATCTTCAAACATTCCGTTCTATAAGAGAAAAAGCAAATTCCGGACTGTATGTATACAGAACAAGAAAGCAAATTGACAGTATTTACCGACAGGCTGAGGAAGAAGCCAGAAACAGCAAAAATATTTTTGATTTCTATAAAGTCATTGCAAAGATTACCGGATTTGAAGGAAGCTGCCATAACTATACAGATCTTCCCAATCACGCTTCTTATTATCTCACACAGAAACCGGAATATTTACCCATTACTTTAAAGAATATTGACGGTCGTTTGCTTCAGGATTCAAAAGATAATGCATTGCCTCTTGGTGCTGAGATCCTTTCTATCAACGGAGTTTCTGCAAAAGAAATGATCAGCCGTTTTTCTCAATATTATTTTTCTGACGGATATTCAGCACCCTACAAAGAAACAACAGGTTTTGAAAGAGGAATGCTGGATAAATTTTATATGGAATTCGGAACCCACAAAAACTATCTCATCAGCTATAAATGGAACGGAACTGTAAAAGAAATATCACTGCCGGGAATATCGTTGGACGATTTTAAAAAACTTCAGGATTTAAGATTTTCGCTTGCCTTTGACAAAAAACTGCTGTCTGAAAAATACAGTTTGAATAAAGAAGGAGATGGAATCTATCGCTTATCCTTGAGAGGGTTTGATTTTGCAACCGGGAAAGAAGATCCTGCCTATAAAAAATTCAGTGCTTTTCTTGACCAGATGATGAATACTCTGGAAAGCGAAAAAACAGAAAACCTGATCATAGATCTAAGAGGAAATACCGGAGGTACAGGGGCTCTTTATGAAAAAGTATTTTCTTATCTTACCCAAAGACCTTTCCGCGACAGCCAATATGCTTATACCAACTTTAATGAAGTGCCTATGGAAGAAAAGCTGGTCATAACACCTCTTTTTCTTTCCAATGGAGTACAGGACAAACATGGACTGAATGCCTATCTGAAACAGCTTTATCCTAAAGAGGTTCAAGGAAAATATTATTGGGCAGATGACAAAAATCCTTTGATTTTACCCAATAACAAAACTTTTAAAGGACAGCTTTATCTGCTTGTAGACCAACGAGTGGCTTCCGCAGCTTCACATTTGGCCTCACTGATAAAATCTTATACCAATGCCATTGTGATCGGGAAAGAAACGGTAGGAGGGTATTATGAGCATAACGGGCATCTTCCGCTGGTATATGAACTTCCCAATACCGGTATCCAGACCGGATTCTCTATTGTGCATGTCATTCAGGATGCGCAGAATCTTCCTGATCAGAAAAGAGGTCACGGAATTATCCCTCACATTCAGATACAGCAGACTGATCAGGAATTTCTTGATCAGACTGATATTTATATGAAAAAAGTATCAGAACTCCGAAAACCGTAA
- a CDS encoding type VI secretion system Vgr family protein, which translates to MFQDDHSPKMPVSKDKIPAVNNLKETLKDQAVSKAAQKVQEKSSGTIKKATEKMVQAQAYTGMVQSGSQMFMNQVKQPNPPTLVEDKVWSKQPTSGIYNANTIPGNQVAGINRVVKLEIVIDGKVIKHFKHFQLKQSAVKHHEFDLMLAHDTLGSTENHNLEEAQNFLGKRITVIFRYKDVEDGPERNFVGVITEVGFSQEKGSLGNIVLTGSSPTVLLDAAPHIQSFGGAQEISLNSIADQVIKEGLGQNSFDFRVDAAHGNISYSSQYEETHYNYLARIAEAYGEQFYYDGEVLHFGKLPPQEKPVKLTYGSSVSDVKIKMKAQHVNPSFYGYNSSKNEKLTAGNSKITHTSDIAKRAYEISEKTFTTPSLRVAPIKAVSFMDVENSQKGTAGSKASEVFVISGITTVPFLYPGCIADIEMRKAESSETTYFTKLMIIDMYHEVDARGYYTGTFEAIASDTGFIPRPEFHIPKADAQFAKVISNTDPLNQGRVKVQFDWQNGSTTTEYIRVMTPDGGGSEKVSKNRGFMAIPEEGDQVVVNFAHQHPDRPFVMGGMFHGGVGGGGGTGNNIKSLSSKSGHTMSLDDAGGITVRDKDQNSVFLDGAGNISIDSKISITLNCGSSSIYMDKDGNIQIKGKEIFVQGVNIGVGGTTSIGVGVGPEDGDPTSGVGIKSDTLDIGTKTLSMRGDTEANLSSGGKINVGGGSETNIVSGTVKLN; encoded by the coding sequence ATGTTTCAGGACGATCATTCACCCAAAATGCCTGTTTCCAAAGATAAAATTCCAGCTGTAAATAATCTAAAAGAGACTCTCAAAGACCAGGCAGTAAGCAAAGCTGCCCAGAAAGTACAGGAAAAATCAAGTGGAACCATTAAAAAAGCTACCGAAAAAATGGTTCAGGCGCAGGCTTATACCGGAATGGTTCAAAGTGGGTCCCAAATGTTTATGAATCAGGTTAAGCAGCCTAATCCACCCACATTGGTAGAGGATAAAGTATGGTCAAAACAACCTACTTCCGGAATCTATAATGCCAATACAATCCCTGGCAATCAGGTAGCGGGAATCAACCGTGTGGTAAAGCTTGAAATTGTAATTGACGGAAAAGTAATCAAACATTTCAAACATTTTCAGCTAAAACAAAGTGCTGTAAAACATCATGAGTTCGATCTTATGCTGGCTCACGATACACTGGGAAGCACGGAAAACCATAATCTGGAAGAAGCTCAGAACTTTCTGGGAAAAAGAATTACGGTTATTTTCAGATACAAAGACGTTGAAGACGGCCCTGAAAGAAACTTTGTAGGTGTAATCACTGAAGTAGGTTTCAGTCAGGAAAAAGGAAGTCTGGGAAATATTGTTCTTACAGGTTCAAGCCCGACTGTTCTTTTGGATGCAGCTCCTCATATTCAGAGTTTTGGCGGAGCACAGGAGATCAGTCTGAACAGTATTGCAGATCAGGTGATCAAAGAAGGTCTTGGACAGAATTCCTTTGATTTCAGAGTGGATGCCGCCCACGGAAACATTTCGTACAGCTCACAATATGAAGAAACCCATTACAACTATCTGGCAAGAATAGCAGAAGCGTATGGTGAACAGTTTTATTATGATGGTGAAGTTCTGCATTTCGGGAAGCTTCCACCTCAGGAAAAGCCTGTGAAACTTACTTACGGAAGCAGTGTGAGTGACGTAAAAATCAAAATGAAAGCCCAGCACGTGAATCCTTCATTTTATGGATATAACAGCAGTAAAAATGAAAAATTAACGGCAGGAAATTCTAAGATTACCCATACTTCAGATATTGCTAAAAGAGCGTATGAAATATCAGAAAAAACCTTTACAACCCCTTCATTGAGAGTAGCTCCAATAAAAGCAGTGTCTTTTATGGATGTGGAAAACTCTCAGAAAGGAACAGCCGGAAGTAAAGCTTCAGAAGTATTTGTTATTTCAGGCATTACTACAGTACCATTCCTATATCCGGGATGTATTGCTGATATTGAAATGCGGAAAGCAGAAAGCAGTGAAACCACCTATTTCACCAAACTGATGATTATAGATATGTATCATGAGGTGGATGCAAGAGGATATTATACCGGAACATTTGAAGCAATAGCTTCTGACACAGGATTTATTCCCCGCCCGGAGTTTCATATTCCAAAAGCGGATGCACAATTTGCCAAAGTGATTTCCAATACAGACCCTTTAAATCAGGGAAGAGTTAAAGTTCAGTTTGACTGGCAGAATGGTTCTACCACTACAGAATACATCCGGGTGATGACTCCCGATGGAGGTGGAAGTGAAAAAGTAAGTAAAAACCGAGGCTTTATGGCCATTCCGGAAGAAGGTGATCAGGTAGTGGTCAACTTTGCCCATCAGCATCCTGACCGTCCCTTCGTGATGGGAGGAATGTTTCACGGTGGAGTTGGCGGCGGCGGCGGAACCGGAAATAATATTAAAAGCTTAAGCAGTAAAAGCGGGCATACCATGAGTCTGGATGATGCGGGAGGAATTACCGTGAGAGATAAAGACCAGAATTCTGTTTTTCTGGATGGTGCAGGAAATATAAGTATAGACAGTAAAATTTCTATTACCCTGAACTGTGGAAGCAGCTCTATTTATATGGATAAAGATGGAAATATTCAGATCAAAGGAAAAGAAATATTTGTACAGGGAGTTAATATCGGAGTTGGGGGAACAACAAGTATCGGAGTTGGGGTAGGACCTGAAGACGGTGATCCTACTTCCGGAGTCGGAATCAAGTCAGATACCCTGGATATCGGAACCAAAACCCTTTCAATGAGAGGAGATACGGAAGCCAATCTCAGCAGTGGAGGAAAAATTAATGTGGGTGGCGGAAGTGAAACAAATATTGTAAGTGGAACTGTAAAACTGAATTAA
- a CDS encoding RHS repeat-associated core domain-containing protein, protein MADLNKKTVKPIKVAKPDMNPERSLKVNADVTSVSWDKTKQGWKNGMKNNVDSLNPVSMVKSLAGGDGGLPQKSSGGGGGESAVTAEKAAPESKVKLIKVNTPAMPSTAIQHTSKHFDIVLAIDIHWTLIPPPPSFMLIPLPLPHPFIGIVFDIMDYITITIPIPQFARNLMPSLPESIPMGGSIYVHGRHKATTTTSVMGVVIPFRHITSLIPVYLIPFPQEAPHEGEVYYGSQTVLAQGSKMSGNQPQQVLTCMGFPFGMTMLPAMPDKPKKNPLAYFAFYNNFSSMYIQINTGGPVLVGGAFVPHVYTPGEMLMRLAGMFLMRSLTKKIGKLGANGLKKLNNSVLKKAPFNKFKLANALSKKLCHYGLEPVNFATGAMVFEWEDFIIQGSTPLTWRNIWHSDRPYDFGPLGNGVFNNHDLFILPEEDNKFAGWMHPDENIAMLIPAPEIGEEMTYFRDQKIWQYRPSSSVWVIRKGTDIYTYRRFYHVTEGPIYKVIRIEYGDGTIREYEYEDRNIILKSIKDVKSGFSIETVINPEYKKVTEVYYCYKKQRDLQVRYDYDERGNLTHVWDIHKKAIVFDYDGENHVVRRTDRNGMSYQWVYDKNGRVVHTKGTDGYMEGKLHYHDEEGFTEVIYPKQNNKTEEYHYDENFLVYKKVDGEGGETWYDFTAHNELKMIGTPEGRVQGYTYDEMGNIKIFHTPDGEEYHYQYNEFGQVIARFSPSGASETWIYDDEGKLISYNDPAEESVYYEYADGGRLPEKSIKEHITTSYEYNKRGQLIQLTNTIGAEQYWRYDEYGRLLVFSPKPLNRVLWNRDKMGRVVEVNEQGQLPLKLRYDAYDLPVYATDGRAEWLMSYTPMGRLKRQVRRNALSHKKEETLVFGYDAYENLMRITNEKGEVYQFERNYNDEVTGETGFDGQKKFFVRDKDGMVTQTRTPHGKDIFYEYDLGGRLTQTHYPDGTWEAYQYDSSGLLVKADNENSSVAFQRNKLGQITSEKQGAYTIQYEYDTQANLIGLKSSLGAEVDYSYNDLGQLKTVTATIPEVHAPWQMNLEISRNGQMHSREMTGGVESTFEFDHIGMPVSQKVTVNKTNTTFHKDYDWGAGSRLLHTLDRVTGGRTRFDYDAFGSLVAAEYSNGEVQYKNPDATGCLYESARQTDRVYDEGGKLMRDKNWFYHYDEEGNLLLKSKRPINDAKPEHKEEQENAHPYYKTIASDWLNSPKLPDGADLPDVTEYSPTEIQNPEWSSGDWAYFWNANGMLAKVKRPDGKEVSFEYDALGRRTSKIGLKKITRYIWDGNVLLHEWSYDAEEIPETLVDDDGNVIVGKEPVENVVTWVYERGSHVPSAKIIDNECYTIVNDYLGTPIQVYTEKGEKIWERELNIYGDIKVEIGIGNFVPFRYQGQYYDVEIDLCYNRLRYYDVNSGLYISKDPIDIDGGYNIYAYVHDSNNYLDIFGLAGQRWAGKTKKDGTPYQKPGPKSKGTGDHNAKIDEIIARETAKPGVEHIGGGSKTEIILEDLGGHKDVRRMDASFKNADGDIYHINVGRTLEDGKTGVIRERLALEDVRNAGHDVTFEGYGKASAYR, encoded by the coding sequence ATGGCAGATCTGAATAAAAAGACAGTAAAACCGATCAAAGTTGCAAAACCGGATATGAACCCGGAACGCTCCTTGAAGGTGAACGCAGACGTTACTTCGGTTAGCTGGGACAAAACCAAGCAGGGATGGAAGAATGGGATGAAAAATAATGTTGACTCCCTGAATCCTGTTTCTATGGTTAAATCCTTAGCCGGAGGAGACGGTGGTCTGCCACAAAAAAGTAGTGGCGGAGGCGGTGGAGAGAGTGCTGTAACAGCTGAAAAAGCTGCTCCGGAAAGCAAGGTGAAGCTAATTAAAGTCAATACACCGGCAATGCCTTCCACTGCGATTCAGCATACGAGTAAGCATTTTGATATTGTGCTGGCAATTGATATCCACTGGACATTGATTCCACCACCGCCATCATTTATGCTGATTCCTCTGCCGTTGCCACATCCTTTTATCGGAATTGTGTTTGACATCATGGATTACATCACCATCACCATTCCGATTCCACAGTTCGCAAGAAATCTGATGCCCTCATTGCCGGAAAGTATTCCGATGGGAGGCTCTATTTATGTTCACGGAAGACATAAGGCAACCACTACAACAAGTGTAATGGGAGTAGTGATTCCATTCAGACATATCACATCATTAATTCCTGTATATTTAATTCCTTTTCCTCAGGAAGCTCCACATGAAGGGGAAGTTTATTATGGTTCACAGACCGTTCTGGCGCAAGGAAGTAAAATGAGTGGAAATCAACCGCAACAGGTGCTTACCTGTATGGGATTTCCTTTTGGGATGACTATGCTGCCCGCCATGCCGGACAAACCAAAGAAAAATCCACTGGCTTATTTCGCCTTCTATAATAATTTTTCAAGTATGTATATTCAGATCAATACAGGAGGTCCTGTGTTGGTGGGTGGAGCTTTTGTTCCGCATGTGTATACCCCCGGAGAAATGCTGATGCGTCTTGCGGGGATGTTTTTGATGAGAAGCCTGACTAAGAAAATAGGAAAACTGGGAGCCAATGGATTAAAAAAACTCAATAACAGTGTTCTTAAAAAAGCGCCTTTCAATAAATTTAAATTGGCCAATGCCTTATCCAAAAAATTATGTCATTACGGCCTTGAACCTGTGAATTTTGCAACCGGTGCCATGGTTTTCGAATGGGAAGATTTTATTATTCAGGGCAGTACACCTTTAACTTGGAGAAATATCTGGCACAGCGACCGGCCTTACGATTTTGGTCCTTTAGGAAACGGTGTCTTTAATAATCATGACCTGTTTATTCTTCCTGAAGAAGACAATAAGTTTGCCGGTTGGATGCATCCTGATGAAAATATTGCAATGTTGATTCCCGCACCTGAAATTGGTGAAGAGATGACCTATTTCAGAGATCAGAAAATATGGCAGTACAGACCAAGCAGCAGTGTTTGGGTTATTCGTAAAGGAACTGATATTTATACTTATAGACGCTTTTATCATGTTACGGAAGGACCAATTTATAAGGTAATTCGTATTGAATATGGAGATGGTACGATCAGAGAATATGAGTATGAAGACCGCAATATTATCCTGAAAAGCATAAAAGATGTAAAGAGTGGATTCAGCATAGAAACTGTTATCAATCCTGAGTATAAAAAAGTAACAGAAGTATATTACTGTTATAAAAAACAAAGAGACTTACAAGTTCGCTATGATTATGATGAAAGAGGCAATCTTACCCATGTTTGGGATATTCATAAAAAGGCTATTGTATTTGACTATGATGGAGAAAACCATGTTGTGAGAAGAACTGACCGGAACGGAATGAGCTATCAATGGGTATATGACAAAAACGGAAGAGTAGTTCATACCAAAGGTACGGATGGATATATGGAAGGAAAACTTCATTACCATGATGAGGAAGGTTTTACAGAAGTTATCTATCCAAAGCAAAACAATAAAACAGAGGAATATCATTACGATGAAAATTTTCTGGTTTATAAAAAAGTAGATGGAGAGGGTGGAGAAACATGGTACGATTTTACAGCGCACAACGAACTAAAGATGATAGGAACGCCTGAAGGACGTGTCCAGGGGTATACCTATGATGAAATGGGAAATATTAAAATTTTCCATACTCCGGATGGAGAAGAATACCATTATCAGTACAATGAATTCGGACAGGTAATTGCCCGTTTCTCCCCTTCGGGAGCTTCGGAAACATGGATCTATGATGATGAGGGAAAACTGATAAGCTATAACGATCCTGCCGAAGAAAGTGTATATTATGAATATGCAGACGGTGGCAGACTTCCCGAAAAAAGCATAAAAGAACATATTACAACATCTTACGAATATAATAAGAGAGGTCAGCTTATTCAGCTAACCAATACAATAGGAGCTGAGCAATATTGGAGGTATGATGAATATGGAAGATTATTGGTTTTCAGCCCCAAACCTCTAAACAGAGTCCTTTGGAACAGAGATAAAATGGGAAGGGTTGTAGAAGTGAATGAACAGGGGCAGTTGCCACTAAAACTTCGTTACGACGCCTATGATCTTCCGGTGTATGCTACTGATGGGCGCGCAGAATGGCTGATGAGCTATACGCCAATGGGAAGGCTTAAACGTCAGGTCCGCAGGAATGCTCTTTCTCATAAAAAAGAAGAAACGTTGGTTTTCGGATATGATGCTTATGAAAATCTGATGAGAATTACCAATGAAAAAGGAGAAGTTTACCAGTTTGAAAGAAACTATAATGACGAAGTCACCGGGGAGACAGGTTTTGACGGCCAGAAAAAGTTCTTTGTAAGAGATAAAGACGGAATGGTCACCCAAACCAGAACTCCCCACGGGAAAGATATTTTTTATGAATATGATCTGGGCGGAAGATTAACACAGACCCATTATCCCGACGGAACCTGGGAAGCCTATCAGTATGACTCCTCAGGATTATTGGTTAAAGCAGATAATGAAAACAGCAGTGTAGCTTTTCAGAGAAATAAATTAGGACAGATCACCAGTGAAAAACAGGGTGCGTACACCATTCAATATGAATATGACACTCAGGCAAATCTGATCGGTTTGAAAAGTAGCTTAGGAGCCGAAGTAGACTATTCTTATAATGATCTGGGACAGCTTAAAACGGTAACTGCCACTATTCCGGAAGTGCATGCACCCTGGCAGATGAATCTTGAGATCAGCCGGAACGGACAGATGCATTCCCGTGAAATGACCGGCGGGGTAGAAAGCACTTTTGAATTTGATCATATCGGAATGCCGGTAAGTCAGAAAGTAACAGTGAATAAAACCAATACTACCTTCCATAAAGATTATGACTGGGGAGCCGGAAGCCGATTGCTGCATACGCTGGACAGGGTGACGGGAGGAAGAACAAGATTTGATTACGATGCTTTCGGAAGTCTTGTTGCTGCAGAATATTCGAACGGAGAAGTACAGTACAAAAATCCGGATGCTACGGGATGTTTATATGAAAGTGCCCGGCAGACTGACCGCGTCTACGACGAAGGAGGAAAGCTGATGCGCGATAAAAACTGGTTTTACCATTACGATGAAGAAGGAAATTTATTGTTAAAAAGTAAACGGCCTATCAATGATGCCAAACCGGAGCATAAAGAAGAACAGGAGAATGCACATCCTTATTATAAAACCATTGCTTCAGATTGGCTGAACAGCCCGAAACTGCCGGATGGAGCTGATTTACCCGATGTAACCGAATACTCTCCAACAGAAATACAAAACCCGGAATGGTCTTCTGGAGACTGGGCGTATTTCTGGAATGCTAACGGGATGCTGGCTAAAGTAAAACGCCCCGACGGCAAAGAGGTAAGCTTTGAGTATGATGCCCTCGGAAGAAGAACCTCAAAAATTGGCCTAAAGAAAATAACTCGTTATATTTGGGATGGTAATGTTCTTCTGCATGAATGGAGCTATGATGCTGAAGAAATTCCTGAAACGCTTGTAGATGATGACGGAAATGTCATTGTGGGAAAAGAACCTGTGGAGAATGTGGTGACCTGGGTGTATGAAAGAGGAAGTCATGTACCGAGTGCGAAAATAATAGATAATGAATGTTACACGATTGTTAATGATTATTTAGGAACGCCAATACAGGTTTACACTGAAAAAGGAGAAAAGATTTGGGAGAGAGAACTCAACATTTATGGAGATATAAAAGTTGAAATTGGTATTGGAAATTTTGTGCCTTTCCGTTATCAGGGACAGTATTATGATGTTGAAATTGATCTTTGCTATAATAGGTTAAGATATTATGATGTAAACAGTGGTCTATATATTAGTAAAGATCCAATAGATATCGATGGAGGTTATAATATTTATGCATATGTTCATGATTCTAACAACTATTTAGATATATTTGGATTAGCTGGGCAAAGATGGGCTGGAAAAACTAAAAAAGATGGTACGCCTTATCAAAAACCAGGCCCGAAGAGTAAAGGAACTGGTGATCATAATGCTAAAATTGATGAAATCATAGCAAGAGAAACAGCTAAACCTGGAGTAGAGCATATTGGTGGAGGTTCTAAAACAGAAATAATATTAGAAGACCTAGGAGGGCATAAAGATGTGAGAAGAATGGATGCATCATTTAAAAATGCTGATGGAGATATATACCACATAAATGTTGGACGAACATTAGAAGATGGAAAAACAGGAGTAATAAGAGAAAGGCTAGCTTTGGAAGATGTTAGAAATGCTGGCCATGATGTTACTTTTGAAGGATATGGTAAAGCATCTGCGTATAGATAA
- a CDS encoding tetratricopeptide repeat protein, which yields MNPVDLELVKLKRQWQKVVLKNEEKPMLICIGEKHETDLFDGFIKSKLSEDEEGDDIFLLHYQEFNGMKSFGQTLLDEWTEFYEMLKKSEENIPQWDFKDPGKTFKTDAYKAFYPLLELKKNFPNIKDSKIYLYIAPLRISDTEELSLWVKEWCKICEISENKDIKLVWAEHHTYRTLSQIPSAHSFRVEVDIHQLMQNTAAHTNRKKNSPDTDFQQQILIASNHLSKERFKEAEHALKTAVKLAKEQKNKQGEISAYFMLTQSYTADKKKDRAEDTYRTIFEEVEPDSPLEVQMYMNYGSHLLGNSKKSKAEKIFEKAAETAQKIGEYAMAIECYRIIATLNDTVLTKDKMIRYFEKCLDIAKLMEPSVRDQSSLRFVASMLILKYEGDRDKKTILDNEMKTYFGDEWRVSVEKPKAG from the coding sequence ATGAATCCAGTAGATTTGGAGTTGGTAAAATTAAAAAGACAATGGCAGAAAGTCGTTTTAAAGAACGAAGAAAAACCTATGCTGATCTGTATAGGAGAAAAACATGAAACCGATCTTTTTGACGGATTTATCAAGTCAAAACTTTCCGAAGATGAAGAAGGGGATGATATTTTTTTACTCCATTATCAGGAATTTAACGGAATGAAATCCTTTGGACAGACTTTACTGGATGAATGGACCGAATTCTACGAAATGCTGAAAAAAAGTGAAGAAAATATTCCGCAATGGGACTTCAAAGATCCGGGAAAAACTTTTAAAACTGATGCTTATAAGGCATTTTATCCTTTACTGGAATTAAAGAAAAACTTCCCGAATATTAAGGATTCCAAAATCTACCTATATATTGCCCCACTCAGGATCAGTGATACAGAAGAATTGTCCCTGTGGGTGAAAGAATGGTGTAAGATATGTGAGATATCAGAAAATAAAGATATTAAACTGGTTTGGGCAGAACATCATACCTATAGAACACTATCGCAGATTCCTTCAGCGCACAGTTTCAGGGTAGAAGTGGATATTCATCAGTTAATGCAGAATACAGCAGCTCATACAAACAGGAAAAAAAACAGTCCGGATACAGATTTTCAGCAGCAGATTCTTATAGCGAGCAATCATTTAAGTAAAGAAAGATTCAAAGAAGCGGAGCATGCCTTAAAAACAGCAGTGAAGCTGGCTAAAGAACAGAAAAATAAACAGGGAGAGATTTCTGCCTATTTTATGCTTACCCAGTCATATACAGCAGACAAGAAAAAAGATAGAGCAGAAGATACGTACAGGACAATATTTGAAGAAGTAGAGCCCGACTCGCCTTTGGAAGTTCAGATGTATATGAATTATGGAAGCCATCTGTTAGGAAATTCCAAAAAATCCAAGGCTGAAAAAATATTTGAAAAAGCTGCAGAAACAGCACAAAAGATAGGAGAATATGCGATGGCTATTGAATGTTACAGAATCATTGCAACATTGAATGATACTGTGCTGACAAAAGATAAAATGATAAGGTATTTTGAAAAATGCCTCGACATAGCAAAATTAATGGAGCCTTCAGTACGGGACCAAAGCAGCCTGCGGTTTGTAGCCTCAATGCTGATTCTCAAATACGAAGGAGATCGTGATAAAAAAACAATACTGGACAATGAAATGAAGACTTATTTTGGTGATGAATGGAGAGTGAGTGTAGAAAAACCAAAAGCAGGGTAA